The Sphingomonas crocodyli genome contains the following window.
ATCGAATGCCATGTTCATATGACCGACCATCTCCCTGCCTCCACCCCATGCGCAATGTGCGCCAGGGGCTGTCCGGTGCGGGCAATGTGCCATGCTGGTGCGATGAAGTGTAGGAGGCTAGACTTTTGTATGGCTGTCGCGTTGCATCCAAACTGTCGAGTGTGGGTTGAGTAGAGACCAGTGCATGGCACCCCAAGGATCATCCGTGTTGCAGCCCGTAATCGCCGTTGTTGATGATGATGTCGGAATGCGCGACGCGCTGTCCGAACTCATTGAGGTGCTCGATTTTCAGAGCCGCACCTTCGATGGCGGACGCAGCCTGCTGGCCAGCTATCAGCCAGGCGCGTTCGACTGCGTGGTTTCCGACATGCGGATGCCGGGCATGGACGGGCTGGAACTGCAGCGACGGTTGCGCGAACTCGACGACAATCTGCCGCTGATCTTCGTGACGTCCTATGATGACGACATCACGCGCGCACGGGCTTTGGAACTGGGCGCGAGGAATGTGCTGGTAAAGCCGGTCAATGCGGATCGGTTGCTCGACGAACTTGTCGCGGCATTGGAAAGCCGACCACCGAAAGCGTGACGAGGCATGACGGCCTGCACCTTTGGATAGGGCGGCCTGATCCAGCGTAGAATGATATCGCGGCCGCCCATATGCGATGCGGGTACCAGCTCAATCATGCTGGAATCATGCGATGTGGCCCGAACTGCAATCGATCTTCGCAAAGCTGTCGGATGGAGCGCCGAGGCTCTATCCCGTCGCGGGCATCCTGCTGGCGATCTTGATCTATCTCAAGCTCGTCGCCGTTTTCGACGATCGTCTGCCGGCGTTGATCATCACGCTGGTTGCGTCGGTCGCGTGGGTATCGGTGAGTTCGTCCTTCACGGATCCGCGCCATCATCGCTGAAGACGGCGAGACGGTTTACCGCCCCGCCGTCGTCCAGGATTTCAACGCCGATCGATGCTGAACGGTCCGCCGCCGAACGCCACGACGTGAAGCAGGCCGCCGGTGATCGCCAGATTTTTGAAGAAGAACAGGAATTCGGTCTGATCGGCGAGGTTCGTGTGGAATACGAGCGCCGTCGCCAGCGTGAAGCCCGCGATGATCGCGGCGACATATCGCGTCTTATATCCCACCACCAGAAGGGCGCCGCCGAGCAATTCGACGAGGATGGCGATGCCGAGAGCGAGAGTCGGGAAGGGCAGGCCGACCGAAGCGATATAGGCAAGGAATGGCGCAGGATCGCTCAGCTTCGCAATGCCGCTGAGCAGGAATAGTGGGGCGGTGAGCAGTCGTCCGACCGCCGGACCATAGGTCGCCACGATCGGCGAAGGTGCCGTCGTCGTGTTGCGGGCTTTAGCGGGGCGGGTGGCGGTGAGCATCTCATGTCTCCCTGATGATTGGCCTGTAATGGTACCGGGGCCGCACGGGATATGTGGCCCCGGCGCATCGGATCAGCTGAGGTCGACGACGTTGGCCGGCACCGCATAGGCGAAGACCTCCGCCTTGTTGGGGCGCGGCGGGTAGATCCACACCTGGTTGATCTCCTGCTTCATCTTCTTGGCCTGTTCGCCGGTCATCTGGATCTGCCGATCCCAGCCGGTCGTGAACAATGCACCTGCGGCACCGAGATCGAGGCAGGTGACATAGGGGCGCTGGTGATAGGCCTCAGTCGCGACGCCCAGCAGTTCGGCAGCGGCGTTGTTGCCCGCAAAGGCACCCATGCGCTTGGCATGCTGGCACGACATGGCGGCGAAGTTGCCTTCATCGTCGGATGCCGCCTTGGCGACGTCGCCGGTTGCGAAAACACCGGCCACGCCCGGCACGCGCAGATCGCGATCGACGATGAGGCGGCCCAGATTGTCGCGTTCGCCGGGTATCTGGGTGGTGATAGGGTTCGCCTTCATGCCCGCCGACCAGACGACCGTAGCGGCCTCGATCCGTTCGCCGCTGGACAGGGTCGCGCCGCCGGCGTCGAGCGATGCGATGCCCGAACCGACCTTGGTCTCGATGCCGAGTTCCTCCAGCGCGGCGAGGATGGCAGGACGCGGGCCATCGCCGATGTCGGGGCCGATCGCGGCGGCGCGTTCGACGATGACGATCCGGGGCGTCACGTCCGCGCCCAGAATCTCGCGCAGGCGGCCCGGCATTTCGGTCGCCACCTCAAGCCCGGTGAAGCCGCCGCCGCCGACCACGATCGTGTTGCGCGCGATGCTGTCCGGCTTGTCGGCTAGCGCGTGCAGATGCTTGTCCAGCGCCACCGCATCCTCGACGCTGTCGACACTGAAGCCGTAATCCGAGAGGCCGGGCAGATCCGGGCGGAACAGGCGACTGCCCGCGGCGAGGACGAGGCGGTCGTAGTCGAGCGTGCCAACCGTGCCTTCGGCATCGACATAATCGACCGTCCGGGCACCGGTATCGATCCGTTCGACCACGCCCTGCACATAGCGGATCTCGATCGCATCGAAGAGTTCGGTGAGCGAGGGGGAGAGCGTTTCGGGCTTCGCTTCGTAGAGGCGCGGGCGCATCCCCAATATGGGAGCGGGGGACACGACCGCGATCTCGAGCGCGTCAGCGCTCACCCCCTGCAGATCACGCAGGCGCGCCGCGGACAAAGCTGCGTCCACCCCGGCGAAACCGGAACCGATGATAAGTATCTTCTGCATGCCAACTCTCCTCAACGACGTAGGAAAAGGTCTATGTCGCCGAGGCTAAGGGGTGGCCTGCCCACCGACGATCAGATGAGAGGCGCGGCAGGATCATACAAAGGGATAGGGTGCGGCATGGCGCGCGTCTTCCCGCTTGCGCCGGGGCAAACGGCGCGGGAAGCTGTCTGACTTCCTGACAGGATGCCTGCGTGCCCGACCTTGATTTCCCTTCGGACGAAAAGCCGCTCGTCCTGATCTGTGATGACGACCGCGATCATGTTGATGCGATGGTCGAACTGCTCCTGTCCGTCGGCATCGAAAGCCTCGCCTTCGGTTCGTCCGCCGAGTTGCTGGCGGCAGAATTGCCCGACCGGCCCGGCTGCATGGTGCTGGACGTGCGTATGCCCGGCATCAGCGGACTGGAACTTCAATCGACCCTGGCCGGCCGCGCCGTTCGAACGCCCGTGATCTTCCTGACGGGGCATGGCGATGTCCCGATGACGATCCAGGCCATGAAGGCCGGCGCCTGCGATTTTCTGACCAAGCCTGTGCGAAGCCAGACGTTGCTCGATGCCGTTCTGGGCGCGATCGCGATCGACCGCGCGCAGCGTCGCGCCTCGCTGGCGGAGCGACGGAACCGCGCGCTTTTCGCCAAGCTGACGCCGCGCGAACGGCAGATATTCAAGGCCGTCGCGCTTGGGCAACTGAACAAGCAGATCGCCTACGATCTCAACATTTCGGAAGTGACGGTGAAGCTTCATCGCGGGGGCATGATGAAGAAGCTGGCGGCATCGACTGTCGCCGATGTGGTCCATATCTGGGAGTCGCTGCCGCCTGCGGTGAGGAAGGACGACTGAGGCGGCTAGATGGCCGGCAGGAACTTCTGCAGTTCATGATCGATCCGCACGAGCTCCTGCGTATTCCGCGCGCCCATTTTCCGCATGGCGGACGCGCGGTGGATCTTGATCGTGATCTCGCTGAGCGAAAGCGCGGTGGCGATGTCCCGGTTCCGCTTGCCTGCGGAAATCAGTGCCATCACCTCGCGCTCGCGCGACGACAAGGTTGCGTAGCTGGCGGTCAGTCGCGCCTTTTCCTGCGATTGGCTTCGGCGTTCGGAATTGGACGAAAGGGCTGTGCCAATTGCCTGTAATATATCCTGCTCACGCAACGGCTTGGTCAGGAAGTCCACCGCGCCGGCCTTCATCGCCTGCACGGTCATCGGAATGTCGGCGTGGCCGGTCATCAGGATGACGGGCAGGGTGCAGCCTTCGCTGGCGAGCTTGGCCTGCAGTTCCAGCCCGCCCATGCGCGGCAAGCGGACATCGACCAGAATGCAGCCGGGTGCGTCGAGTGGGGCGGTTTCCAGGAAATCGAGCGCGCTGGCATAGCCGCGGGCGGGCTGATCGATCGACAGAAGCAGTTCCTCGATCGAATCACGGATCAAGGGATCGTCGTCCACGATATGGACCGTGCCCGCTTCGCTCACTGTCAGGCCGCTTCCGAGGCCGCCTGCACCGCGACATAAGCGGGAATGGTGAAGCGCACCCAGCCGCCGCCATCCGCATTATCGCCTGCTTCGATCGTGCCGCCATAGATGGTGAGGATGGTCCGGCAGATAGTAAGGCCCATGCCGAGCGCCGCCGGCTTCGTCGAATAGAGTGCTTCGAACGCGAAGCCATGATGTCCGCCGAAGCCCCCGCCATTGTCGCGCACTTCGACGCTGACGCCGGCGGAGTCGACTTGGGTGGCCACTTCGATCCGGCGCTGCTTTGTCTCGCTGGTTGCGAGCGCCTGAATGCTGTTGGCGAGGAGATTGGACAGGATCAGACGGAAATGGCGATCATAGCCGCGCACATGGGGGAGGTCGGGGGCCAGAAATTCGATCACGCCCACGCGATTGGCGGAGACATCCTGCGTGAGATCGAGCACCGCTTCGCGCACGATATCGTTCATGTCGAAAAGGCCGGGGACGGCTTCCCTGATATCGGTGACGCTACGATAACGCTCGATCATCGCCGTCGCCTGGCTTGCGCTGCGAAGGATCGTGTCGACCAGCCGATTGAGGCGCTGGCCGTCCAGATCGGGCCGTTCCAGCCACAACATGCCGGCCTGGGCGCTCGTGACGATCGTCGCGAGTGGGCGCTTCACCTCGACCGCCAGCGAGTCGACAAGTTGCTGCACCACCGTCAGCCCCATCCTGATGGGGTCCAGCGTCAGATCCGGATATTGGCGAGACGTTTCCATTGTGCGGTGCCCGACCGATGCCGCAGACGCCGCGTCCGTGGAGGGGCAGCCGGCTTGCTCGCCATTTTCGAGTGCCTGCTGAGCATCCGCTTCACGGTCCACAACCCTACCCCTCTCGCCAGCGATAGCGGAAAGCGCCTGAGGCCACGTCCCTATCGCCGTCACCGCACGCTGCGAACATTGCGACGCGCCGCTCCACTTTCATCGGCAAGTGAAGCCTTGGAAATCCCCATGTGGGTGGCGAAACAAAATATTAATTCATCGCCTCTGCGGCCGCGCGCGGCTAGATTAGGGGCGCCGAACCCAGGAGGGGGTGTCGTAACGATGGCAAGTGGAGATCGGCCAATAAAAGTATTGGTCGTCGATGATCACCCGCTTCTGCGGGACGGTATTTCAGCACTTATTGAGCATCAGTCCGATATCGAGCTGTGCGGCGAAGCGTCGAATGGCGCGGAAGCCTTGATCCGCTATCGCGATCTTGCGCCGGATATCACGCTGATGGACTTGCAGATGCCCGGCATGAACGGGCTGGACGCGGTCGTGGCCATCCGCGGCGAGTTCCCCGACGCGCGGATCATCGTGCTGACGACCTATAAAGGCGACGTGCCCGCAAGCGCGCTGCTGCGGGCGGGCGCGAGCGGCTATTTGCTGAAAAGCGGGGTTCGCACCCAATTGTTGGACGCGATCCGGCGCGTACATGCGGGCAATCGGTTCATCCAGGCGGAGGTGCTCAGGGAGTTGGAGGAAAACCCCGCCAGCGATCACCTCAATGCGCGTGAGGTAGAGGTCATGCGTCTCGTCGCCGCAGGCTTCACCAACAAGGAGATTGCGGCCGATCTGGGCATCTCGTCAGAAACCGTCAAGGTGGTGTTGAAGAGTGCTTTCCTGAAGCTCGATGCTTCGGATCGAACCCAGGCCGCCATGATCGCAACGCGCCGGGGTTTCCTCGACATCTAGAGGCGACCACGGAGCGCAAGAATGCGCCGCCAGAGCGCGGTGCGGCGCGAACTGCGCTCATAGGCGATCTTACTCGGCACCTCGATGATCACCTCGGTGCCTCCGCCCAATTCGCTGCGAACGATCAGCCGCCCGCCGATCGCCTCCGCACGTTCGCGCATGCCCAACAGGCCGTAATGGCCGTCCTTGCCGCCCTTCTGGATGATGTCGGCGTCGATGCCGCGCCCGTTATCGTGGATCCGGAGCCGGAGCATGCGCCGACCATAAGTGGTGGCTACCTCGATCGCGGACGCGCCTGCATGACGGCCGATATTGAACAGCGCCTCGCCCGTGATGAATTTGATCTCGGACAGCGCTAGCGGATGGATCGGCCGGGGCAGGCCCGCCTCGACGAAGCGAACCGCGATCGCTTCGTCGAGCAATGCGCCATCGGCCGCCGTCTGCATCACGCGTCGAAGGTCGTTGCCGTCGCCGTTCATGCGAAGATCGCGCACGCTGTCTCGCCCACGTATCACCAGCTCGTCCGCCCGGTCCAGTGCGGTGTCGAGCAGGCGCCGATCGTCACCGCCCGGCGTCATGCGATCCGCGACCGCCTGGATGCGGAAGATCAGGCCCTGAATTCCCTGCAGCAGAGTATCGTGCAGATCGCGGGCGATGCGTTCGCGTTCGATCAGCCGCTGTTCCAGAGAAGTGCGGGTCTGGGCCGCGACTTGCGCTGATCGCAAACGCAACAAGGCCCACAGCAGGCCGAGCGCTACCAGCGCGAGGATGAAGAGAAACCATATCGACTGGAAGAAGGTCGGCGGTACCTCGATCAGGACACTGGCCTCATCGGGGCTGCGGACGCCATCTTCGTTTGCGGCCCTCAGCCTGAAGCGATACTGGCCAGGCGGGAGGTTGGTGTAAAAAGCCTGGCGCCGTCCTTCGCTGTCGATCCAGCGGTCATCCTGACCCTCCATCCTATATTCAGCGCTGACGCGACCGGGGTTGGAGAGGCTGAGAACCGCGAAGTCGATTTCCACTTTGCCCTGCCCCGCAGGCAGCCGGACATGGGTTGGATCGCGGTAAAGCTGGCTGTCGGTTCGCACCATGCCGATCGCGAGCTTGGGCGGGTGGGGATTGCGGACGACATTGTCGGGATCGATCCAGACACTACCGGCCTGCGTAGCGATCCAGAGCCGGCCGTCGCCCCCCTGCACGATCGCGTGACGGCTTCGGCTGTGCGGAAGGCTTTTCAGGCCCGAATCCTCGTCGAATATCTCGGCCTTCGGGCGGTAGGCGGGATCGGCGAAGGCGCGTTCGGCCTCCGCCTTCTTCAGATGGATTATACCGCCGCTTGCTGTGAACCAGTGATCGCCATTGGCCGTAACGATGATGCCGTTCACGCCGATGAGCTGGGGCAGCCGATCCTTCCGAATGATCTGCCAGTGCCCGTCTATCATCCGGGCGACGCCATCGGGGCCGCCGGCGTAGAAGTGCGCACGGCTTAGCACGGCGGGCGGCGCGTAGAGGCTGACCGGCTCGGGATCGTCGATGCGGAAAGGGTGGAGGATGGCGGGGCCGGGGCGATCGCCCACGAAGCGCAGTTCGCGGTTGTTCCACTGGATCAGGATCTTGCCCTGCGCGTCGGCGATCATCGATCGGGGACGAAATTGCGGCGAGGTTTCGCCGAACATCCGCTCCCAATGCTGGCCGCGTAGCCGAAACAGTCCGCCCCTTGCCGCGCTGATCCAGTAATTGCCTGCGGCATCGAAGGCGCAGTCATAGACGGTGATATCGGTCGGAATATCCGGTCGTGATCCGATGTTGCGTCCATTCCGCCATATCGAGATGCGTGTGTGGACGGCTATCCAGATGTCGCCATTGGGCGCTTCGCACACCGTTGTCGGCTTAACCCTGGTCGTCAGGAAGGCGGTGGGGTTGCCGTTGGAAGCGACGCTGTAAACGGTTCGCGACTGCAGGATGAAGACGGTGCCGTCGCGTGCCGCCAGCAACTGATCGCCGAAGACATGCGGATCGTTCAGCCCCGGCTCGTTCGTCACCGTTGCCGGTCGAAATTTGTCCAAGCCCTTTTCGGTGCCGATCCAGACATTGCCCTCCCGGTCCTGGAAAGCGCGTTCGGTAACGTCGGAAGACAGGCCTTCACGCGTCGTGAAGCTTTCGATCGCGGCTGCCGCAGCCTCGGGATTTGGCGCGCCGCGCGGATCGGGTTTCGCCACGCGTTGAACCCCGCGATATTCGGTCGCCATCCAGAGGTTGCCCGCACGATCGAACAGCGAGAAACCTCGTATCTGGGGACGATCGGTTTGATAGGCGTGGCGAAGGGGCGGCGGGGCACCGCGACCGTTCGGCCCGGTGATCGGATAGCTGCCAAAAGTCTCGCTGATCCAGATGCGCCCGGCCGGATCGATCGCCAGCCGGGCGATCGAATTATCCCGGCTAAAATATCGTTCGAAGCGGGTGCCGCCTGGGGGCAGCCGAAAGACGGCAAGGCCATGCGACAGCCAGAGCGTGCCATCCTGCGCGATCACCAGATCGAAAGGGTTGTCGACCGGAATTCCCTGGCGTGATCCATAGACTGTCCAACGTCCGTCCTTGAGCCGCAACAGGGGATCATCCTCGCCATCGTTCAGAACCCAGATGGTGCCATCGGGCGCCTCCGCCATCTTGACCACGCGGTGCGTGACCGGCGCGGGCGGGGCGAGCGTCAGCCGGCCGCCACGATAGATGGCGAACCGATGCGACTGATCATAATTGGTCCAGACATCGCCGTTGCGGGTGGCGAGGACCGCAGATGGAGCGCCGTGAATGGCCGGGCCGGAAGGCTGTATTCTGTCAAAACGGACGCCATCGAAGCGGTACAAACCCTCACCACTTGCGAGCCAGAGATAGCCGTCCTTCCCTTGGGCGATGCCGAAAATCTGTTTCGGCGCACCGCGCTCGCGGTTCCATTTCTGATGCGTGTAAGCCGTGGCGATGGTCGGCGTCGTGCTGGCGGCGATGGTGGAAAAGCACGGGGCGAGGAACGTCGACAGACATAAGACGAGCGCAAGCCGCGCTATCGAACATCGATCCGCCAGATCACCTGAAACCACCCCGGTCCTCTTGCTCGCACTCGCCAGATTTGGCGCCATCGGCTGTGCAGCATGGATCACCGATGCTCCGCTTCACATGCACGCGTTCAATAGCATGGGTTCCCGGATGCGTCATGCGATCGAGCGGCAGGAGAGCCGTTCAGATTAATGACCCTAACCTTTCGTATGATCGGTATCTTGCTGACCCAGTTACATGCGGACGGCCGGGTGTTCCCGTCAGGCGAAACGGGTGGTCGCCTGATCCTTGGTCTGGATGGCGCGCTGCACGGCTTCGGCGATTTCGCGTTCGAGCAGCTTGCGGCTGTCCTCCGGCATTTCCGCATAGGACTTCTCGTCGAGCCCGTGGCGCTTGAGCACAGCGTCGCGGGCACGTTCCGCCGGGGTCTTGCTGGCCAATTCCTTGAGTTCCGCCAGGGCGAGGTCGAAACCGCTTTCGTCGCTCTTCTGCCGGGCGGGGCCGCTATATCCGGTGGGAAAGGCTATGTTGCGCATCGCACTGATGGAAAGAGACATTTTCTGCTCCAATCGGTTCGTTGCGTGCCTAAAACGAGAAAGCTTCCAGAGGGTTAACCATCTTCGAGAAGCGTCGGCTCGTGGTCGAAAAAGTCGACCCGCATCCGCATAGGTCCCATCAGTTCGACATGATGAGGTTCATCCGGCCGGACGATACCCGGTCGGCCGGGCAGGAGGATGCGCGGCGGGCTGCCATCCTCCAGGCAATAGAGCAGCGCGCCTTCGAGCACGCGGATGACGCCCCATACGCCGCGTTTCGTGCGGTGATCGTGCTGGAGCGCCAGCGGCAGGGTCGCCTCGGTGAAGACCGGCGACGACCGATAGGGCTGCGATGGCGGGGCGGTGTCACTGCCGGGAATGTGGCGTTGGGTGGCCGCTTTTTCGATCTGAGCCATTGTTCGTCTCCTATGCCGCGAGCAGTTCGTCGGCGGGGCCGAAGAATTCGTAGTGGATGCGGGCTGCCGGCACGCCCGCCAGTGCAAGGCCGCTGACGAAGGCGCGCAGGAACGGCTTGGGTCCGCACAGGAAGATGTCGGCATCGAGCAGCGGCGTGTTGGCCTGGAGCCATTCGATCGGCACGAAACCCTGCCCGTCGTGATTTTCGCCGATCACATCGGACGGTAGCGGATCGCTGTAGAAGGTCGCGACACGCAGCGAAGGGCAGGTGGTGGTCAGCGCCCGCACATGATCGTCGAGCGCGTGCGTCTCGCTGCTGATCGTGCCGTGAATATAGTGCGCCTCCAGCCCCGAGTGGTCGCGCGCGACCGCGTCCACCATGCTGACCATCGGGGTCAGCCCGACGCCGCCCGACAGCAGGATGATCGGCCGCTGCTGATCTTCGGGCAGGAAGAAATCGCCGGCCGGCGGCGTGGTCTCCAGAACGTCGCCGACATGGACGTGGTCGTGGAGGAAGCGCGACCCGCCTTGCCCATCGGCCTCACGCTTCACCGAGATACGATAATATTCGCCGTTCGGCCCGCACGAGATCGAATAGTTGCGCTTGAGATCGGGCGCGGAAGCCGGCTTCAGGCGGAAGGTGAGATATTGGCCGGGCTTGTGCCGCAAAACGGGGCCGCCATCTTCGGGACGCAGGATGAACGAGGTGATCGTGCTGCTTTCCCGGATCTTGTCAGCGACGACGAAGCGGCGCCATCCGTTCCACCCGCCCTGCGCGGCCTGAATCTCGTCGCGCAACACCACCTCGCGCGCTTTGAGGACGTCCGCCAGGAACCAGTAGGCTTCGCCCCACGCGGCCAGAACCTCATCGGTGGCTGCGTCGCCCAGCACATCCTTGATCGCGGCGAGCAGTGCGTTCGCCACATAGGGATAATGTTCGGGCAGGATGTGGTAGCCGACATGTTTGTAGGCGATCCGTTCGACCACCGGCGCGAGCGCCCCGAGATTGTCGATGTTGCGCGCATAGCCCAGGATCGCGGCAGCAAGCGCATGAACCTGCATCCCGCTTTCGCCCTGATTGGCGTGGTTGAACAGCGCCTTGATATGTTCGTCCTGAAACAGACGGGCGTACATAGCCGATGTGATGGCGGTGCCATGTTCGGCGATGGCGGGCGTGGTCGCCTTGACGATGGCGATCGTGGCAGGCGTGAGCGGCTGGGGCATCAGAGTCTCCTTTGGGAATGATCAGGCGGCGGCGGGGCGCCGGTACTGAATGGCGAGTTGCAGGCTTTCGGCGATGCGGGCGGCCTTGGCCTGCACCGCGGCCGCCGCGGCGGGA
Protein-coding sequences here:
- a CDS encoding response regulator transcription factor translates to MAPQGSSVLQPVIAVVDDDVGMRDALSELIEVLDFQSRTFDGGRSLLASYQPGAFDCVVSDMRMPGMDGLELQRRLRELDDNLPLIFVTSYDDDITRARALELGARNVLVKPVNADRLLDELVAALESRPPKA
- a CDS encoding DoxX family protein, translating into MLTATRPAKARNTTTAPSPIVATYGPAVGRLLTAPLFLLSGIAKLSDPAPFLAYIASVGLPFPTLALGIAILVELLGGALLVVGYKTRYVAAIIAGFTLATALVFHTNLADQTEFLFFFKNLAITGGLLHVVAFGGGPFSIDRR
- a CDS encoding NAD(P)/FAD-dependent oxidoreductase → MQKILIIGSGFAGVDAALSAARLRDLQGVSADALEIAVVSPAPILGMRPRLYEAKPETLSPSLTELFDAIEIRYVQGVVERIDTGARTVDYVDAEGTVGTLDYDRLVLAAGSRLFRPDLPGLSDYGFSVDSVEDAVALDKHLHALADKPDSIARNTIVVGGGGFTGLEVATEMPGRLREILGADVTPRIVIVERAAAIGPDIGDGPRPAILAALEELGIETKVGSGIASLDAGGATLSSGERIEAATVVWSAGMKANPITTQIPGERDNLGRLIVDRDLRVPGVAGVFATGDVAKAASDDEGNFAAMSCQHAKRMGAFAGNNAAAELLGVATEAYHQRPYVTCLDLGAAGALFTTGWDRQIQMTGEQAKKMKQEINQVWIYPPRPNKAEVFAYAVPANVVDLS
- a CDS encoding response regulator transcription factor, which encodes MPDLDFPSDEKPLVLICDDDRDHVDAMVELLLSVGIESLAFGSSAELLAAELPDRPGCMVLDVRMPGISGLELQSTLAGRAVRTPVIFLTGHGDVPMTIQAMKAGACDFLTKPVRSQTLLDAVLGAIAIDRAQRRASLAERRNRALFAKLTPRERQIFKAVALGQLNKQIAYDLNISEVTVKLHRGGMMKKLAASTVADVVHIWESLPPAVRKDD
- a CDS encoding response regulator transcription factor, which translates into the protein MSEAGTVHIVDDDPLIRDSIEELLLSIDQPARGYASALDFLETAPLDAPGCILVDVRLPRMGGLELQAKLASEGCTLPVILMTGHADIPMTVQAMKAGAVDFLTKPLREQDILQAIGTALSSNSERRSQSQEKARLTASYATLSSREREVMALISAGKRNRDIATALSLSEITIKIHRASAMRKMGARNTQELVRIDHELQKFLPAI
- a CDS encoding sensor histidine kinase; this encodes METSRQYPDLTLDPIRMGLTVVQQLVDSLAVEVKRPLATIVTSAQAGMLWLERPDLDGQRLNRLVDTILRSASQATAMIERYRSVTDIREAVPGLFDMNDIVREAVLDLTQDVSANRVGVIEFLAPDLPHVRGYDRHFRLILSNLLANSIQALATSETKQRRIEVATQVDSAGVSVEVRDNGGGFGGHHGFAFEALYSTKPAALGMGLTICRTILTIYGGTIEAGDNADGGGWVRFTIPAYVAVQAASEAA
- a CDS encoding response regulator, which produces MASGDRPIKVLVVDDHPLLRDGISALIEHQSDIELCGEASNGAEALIRYRDLAPDITLMDLQMPGMNGLDAVVAIRGEFPDARIIVLTTYKGDVPASALLRAGASGYLLKSGVRTQLLDAIRRVHAGNRFIQAEVLRELEENPASDHLNAREVEVMRLVAAGFTNKEIAADLGISSETVKVVLKSAFLKLDASDRTQAAMIATRRGFLDI
- a CDS encoding sensor histidine kinase; its protein translation is MVSGDLADRCSIARLALVLCLSTFLAPCFSTIAASTTPTIATAYTHQKWNRERGAPKQIFGIAQGKDGYLWLASGEGLYRFDGVRFDRIQPSGPAIHGAPSAVLATRNGDVWTNYDQSHRFAIYRGGRLTLAPPAPVTHRVVKMAEAPDGTIWVLNDGEDDPLLRLKDGRWTVYGSRQGIPVDNPFDLVIAQDGTLWLSHGLAVFRLPPGGTRFERYFSRDNSIARLAIDPAGRIWISETFGSYPITGPNGRGAPPPLRHAYQTDRPQIRGFSLFDRAGNLWMATEYRGVQRVAKPDPRGAPNPEAAAAAIESFTTREGLSSDVTERAFQDREGNVWIGTEKGLDKFRPATVTNEPGLNDPHVFGDQLLAARDGTVFILQSRTVYSVASNGNPTAFLTTRVKPTTVCEAPNGDIWIAVHTRISIWRNGRNIGSRPDIPTDITVYDCAFDAAGNYWISAARGGLFRLRGQHWERMFGETSPQFRPRSMIADAQGKILIQWNNRELRFVGDRPGPAILHPFRIDDPEPVSLYAPPAVLSRAHFYAGGPDGVARMIDGHWQIIRKDRLPQLIGVNGIIVTANGDHWFTASGGIIHLKKAEAERAFADPAYRPKAEIFDEDSGLKSLPHSRSRHAIVQGGDGRLWIATQAGSVWIDPDNVVRNPHPPKLAIGMVRTDSQLYRDPTHVRLPAGQGKVEIDFAVLSLSNPGRVSAEYRMEGQDDRWIDSEGRRQAFYTNLPPGQYRFRLRAANEDGVRSPDEASVLIEVPPTFFQSIWFLFILALVALGLLWALLRLRSAQVAAQTRTSLEQRLIERERIARDLHDTLLQGIQGLIFRIQAVADRMTPGGDDRRLLDTALDRADELVIRGRDSVRDLRMNGDGNDLRRVMQTAADGALLDEAIAVRFVEAGLPRPIHPLALSEIKFITGEALFNIGRHAGASAIEVATTYGRRMLRLRIHDNGRGIDADIIQKGGKDGHYGLLGMRERAEAIGGRLIVRSELGGGTEVIIEVPSKIAYERSSRRTALWRRILALRGRL
- a CDS encoding DUF1971 domain-containing protein, with amino-acid sequence MAQIEKAATQRHIPGSDTAPPSQPYRSSPVFTEATLPLALQHDHRTKRGVWGVIRVLEGALLYCLEDGSPPRILLPGRPGIVRPDEPHHVELMGPMRMRVDFFDHEPTLLEDG
- the hmpA gene encoding NO-inducible flavohemoprotein, which gives rise to MPQPLTPATIAIVKATTPAIAEHGTAITSAMYARLFQDEHIKALFNHANQGESGMQVHALAAAILGYARNIDNLGALAPVVERIAYKHVGYHILPEHYPYVANALLAAIKDVLGDAATDEVLAAWGEAYWFLADVLKAREVVLRDEIQAAQGGWNGWRRFVVADKIRESSTITSFILRPEDGGPVLRHKPGQYLTFRLKPASAPDLKRNYSISCGPNGEYYRISVKREADGQGGSRFLHDHVHVGDVLETTPPAGDFFLPEDQQRPIILLSGGVGLTPMVSMVDAVARDHSGLEAHYIHGTISSETHALDDHVRALTTTCPSLRVATFYSDPLPSDVIGENHDGQGFVPIEWLQANTPLLDADIFLCGPKPFLRAFVSGLALAGVPAARIHYEFFGPADELLAA